In a genomic window of Staphylococcus taiwanensis:
- a CDS encoding helix-turn-helix transcriptional regulator, with protein sequence MISKMMLSEDLEEKINYPDRRWPHVILHTTLNETVLGYIPLHWHYALQFMYVTDGIVQVKIADNELEIKQGEGLFINSNVVHEIHEIVENSKFYCWNIGLPNVTEYINFTYVSHIIEQAQTIPFIKLIRDVEEDNHLLNSIEKVGRIYIAQEGYYQLEILSEFYQCLNKLLLIFQKYKEINHYFFDPRVKQCIEYLQSHYSSKIKLCDLSHIIHMSEAETIKLFKRFVGDTPFNFLQNHRLEQSAKQLMYVHSNVTEVAMNCGFSTTSYFIQSFKRKYNLTPKQFQIKYAKYIK encoded by the coding sequence ATGATTTCGAAAATGATGCTCTCAGAAGATTTAGAAGAGAAAATTAACTACCCTGATCGTCGATGGCCTCATGTTATATTACATACAACTTTAAATGAAACGGTACTAGGCTATATTCCGCTGCATTGGCATTACGCATTACAATTTATGTACGTAACTGATGGTATCGTTCAAGTTAAAATTGCAGATAATGAATTAGAAATTAAGCAAGGGGAAGGTTTATTTATCAATTCTAATGTTGTGCATGAAATCCATGAAATAGTGGAAAATTCAAAATTTTATTGTTGGAATATTGGCTTACCTAATGTTACTGAATATATTAATTTTACGTATGTAAGTCATATCATAGAGCAAGCACAAACCATTCCTTTCATTAAATTAATACGTGATGTGGAAGAGGATAATCATTTATTGAATAGCATTGAAAAGGTTGGACGTATATACATAGCACAAGAAGGATACTATCAACTTGAAATACTTAGTGAATTTTATCAATGTCTAAATAAACTATTGTTAATTTTCCAAAAATATAAGGAAATCAATCATTATTTCTTTGATCCTAGGGTGAAACAATGTATTGAATATTTACAAAGTCATTATTCATCGAAGATTAAACTATGCGATCTTAGTCATATCATTCATATGAGTGAAGCGGAAACGATTAAATTATTTAAACGTTTTGTAGGGGATACACCGTTTAATTTTTTACAGAATCATCGTCTCGAGCAAAGTGCGAAACAATTAATGTATGTACATAGCAATGTGACAGAGGTCGCGATGAATTGTGGTTTCTCTACGACGAGTTACTTTATTCAGAGTTTTAAACGTAAATACAACTTAACACCTAAACAATTTCAAATTAAATATGCAAAATATATTAAATAA
- a CDS encoding zinc-dependent alcohol dehydrogenase family protein: MKAYIYEKPGVAKLIDKDKPVVTESTDAIIRMVKTTICGTDLHIIKGDTPEVPANTTLGHEGIGIVESVGSNVNNFKVGDKVIVSCISSCGKCYYCKKGIYAHCENDGGWILGHLIDGTQAEYVKVPFADNSLYHAPESLPDEALVMLSDILPTGYEIGVLKGKVKPGSTVAIVGAGPVGLAALLTAQFYSPSKIIMLDLDDNRLATAKELGATHTINSTHAEDAVAQVKSLNHRGVDVAIEAVGIPQTFDLCQKLIGIDGTIANVGVHGLPVQFDIDKLWIKNINVTTGLVSANTTEELLEALKSKIIQPEQLVTHYSKLSDIEHAYDLFRNATDHKAIKLLIENDVTQ, translated from the coding sequence ATGAAAGCCTATATCTATGAAAAGCCCGGCGTAGCCAAACTTATCGACAAGGACAAACCAGTCGTTACTGAGAGTACAGATGCCATTATTAGAATGGTTAAAACGACTATTTGTGGTACCGACCTACACATCATTAAAGGTGATACGCCGGAAGTACCTGCCAACACAACACTTGGTCACGAAGGTATTGGTATCGTTGAGTCCGTTGGCTCTAATGTTAATAATTTCAAAGTTGGGGATAAAGTCATTGTCTCTTGTATATCATCATGTGGTAAATGTTATTACTGTAAGAAAGGTATCTACGCACATTGTGAAAATGATGGTGGCTGGATTTTAGGTCATTTAATTGACGGTACACAAGCAGAATATGTTAAAGTACCTTTCGCAGATAACTCTTTATATCATGCACCGGAATCTTTGCCAGACGAAGCATTAGTTATGCTTTCTGACATTTTACCAACTGGCTATGAAATTGGTGTCTTGAAAGGTAAAGTGAAACCAGGTAGTACTGTTGCGATTGTTGGTGCAGGCCCAGTTGGTTTAGCTGCATTATTAACAGCACAATTCTATTCACCTTCTAAAATTATTATGCTTGATTTAGATGATAACCGTTTGGCAACTGCGAAAGAATTAGGTGCTACACATACAATTAATTCAACTCATGCTGAAGACGCTGTCGCCCAAGTTAAATCATTAAATCATCGTGGTGTAGACGTAGCCATTGAAGCTGTTGGTATTCCACAAACGTTTGATTTATGTCAAAAGTTAATTGGCATCGATGGCACAATTGCTAACGTGGGTGTCCATGGTTTACCTGTTCAATTCGATATTGATAAATTATGGATTAAAAATATTAATGTCACAACAGGTTTAGTTTCAGCCAATACGACCGAAGAATTATTAGAAGCTTTGAAAAGTAAAATTATTCAACCAGAACAATTGGTTACACACTATAGCAAGTTAAGCGATATTGAACATGCCTATGATTTATTCAGAAATGCTACAGATCATAAAGCAATTAAATTACTTATAGAGAATGATGTAACACAATAA
- a CDS encoding pyruvate oxidase: MAKIKANEALVKALEAWDIDHLYGIPGDSIDAVVDSLRTVRDSFKFYHVRHEEVASLAAASYTKMTGKIGVALSIGGPGIVHLLNGMYDAKMDRVPQLILAGQTNSTLLGTKAFQETNITDMVSDVSVFNHQIQKGDNVFEVVNEAIRTAYEKRGVAVVVCPNDLLTQKIKDTTHRAVDTTKPKAPSPTLRSIKKAAKLIDKSKKPVMIIGVGAQNAKDELREFIEAAKIPVIHTLPAKTILPDDHPYSIGNLGKIGTKTSYQTIQDADLLIMAGTNYPYVDYLPKKNIKAIQIDTNPDVIGHRFSVNVGVVGDAKVAFHQLTESIKHVPQRAFLDKTLERKAVWDKWMEQDMNQESTPIRPERLMKAISKYSNDDAVFSIDVGTSTVWSTRYLNLSVNNKFIISSWLGTMGCGLPGVIASKIAFPKRQAISISGDGAFQMVMQDFATAVQYDLPMTIFVMNNKQLSFIKYEQQAAGELEYAIDFSDMDHAKFAEAAGGKGYVLKDPSRIDEVVEAALNENVPTIVDVHVDPNAAPLPGKIVNEEAINYGKWAYRSITEDKKLDFDEIPPISVAAKRFL, from the coding sequence CTTATATGGTATTCCAGGTGACTCAATCGATGCAGTAGTAGATAGTTTACGTACAGTTAGAGATTCATTCAAATTCTATCACGTACGTCACGAAGAAGTAGCAAGTTTAGCAGCTGCTTCATATACTAAAATGACAGGTAAAATTGGGGTTGCATTAAGTATTGGTGGTCCTGGTATTGTCCACTTATTAAATGGTATGTATGATGCTAAAATGGATCGCGTTCCACAATTAATTTTAGCTGGTCAAACTAACAGCACTTTATTAGGAACTAAAGCATTCCAAGAAACAAACATTACTGACATGGTTTCAGATGTTTCTGTATTCAATCATCAAATTCAAAAAGGCGACAATGTATTTGAAGTTGTAAACGAAGCAATTCGTACTGCTTATGAAAAACGCGGCGTAGCTGTTGTTGTTTGTCCAAATGATTTATTAACTCAAAAAATCAAAGACACTACACACCGTGCAGTTGATACTACTAAACCAAAAGCACCATCTCCAACATTACGTAGTATTAAAAAAGCAGCTAAATTAATCGATAAAAGTAAAAAACCAGTTATGATTATTGGTGTTGGTGCACAAAACGCTAAAGATGAATTACGTGAATTTATTGAAGCAGCAAAAATTCCAGTCATTCATACGTTACCAGCTAAAACAATCTTACCTGATGACCATCCATATAGTATTGGTAACTTAGGTAAAATTGGTACTAAAACATCTTATCAAACAATCCAAGATGCTGACTTATTAATCATGGCAGGTACAAACTATCCATATGTTGACTACCTACCTAAGAAAAATATTAAAGCAATCCAAATTGACACTAACCCAGATGTAATTGGTCATCGTTTCAGTGTAAATGTTGGTGTTGTTGGTGATGCTAAAGTAGCTTTCCATCAATTAACTGAAAGCATTAAACACGTACCACAACGTGCATTCTTAGACAAAACGTTAGAACGTAAAGCTGTATGGGATAAATGGATGGAACAAGACATGAACCAAGAAAGCACACCAATCCGCCCAGAACGCTTAATGAAAGCAATCAGTAAATATAGTAACGATGATGCGGTATTCTCAATCGATGTTGGTACATCAACAGTTTGGTCTACACGTTATCTAAACCTATCTGTAAATAATAAATTTATTATTTCTTCATGGTTAGGTACAATGGGTTGCGGTTTACCAGGAGTGATTGCTTCTAAAATTGCTTTCCCTAAACGTCAAGCGATTTCAATTAGTGGTGACGGTGCATTCCAAATGGTAATGCAAGACTTTGCAACTGCTGTTCAATATGATTTACCAATGACAATCTTTGTTATGAATAACAAACAATTATCATTCATTAAATATGAACAACAAGCTGCTGGTGAATTAGAATATGCCATTGATTTCTCTGATATGGACCATGCTAAATTCGCTGAAGCTGCAGGTGGTAAAGGTTATGTCTTAAAAGACCCTAGCCGTATCGATGAAGTTGTAGAAGCTGCATTAAATGAAAATGTACCAACAATCGTTGATGTACATGTTGATCCAAACGCTGCGCCATTACCAGGTAAAATTGTTAATGAAGAAGCAATTAACTATGGTAAATGGGCTTACAGATCAATTACTGAAGATAAAAAATTAGACTTCGACGAAATTCCACCAATTTCAGTTGCTGCTAAACGTTTCTTATAA
- a CDS encoding alpha/beta hydrolase, whose amino-acid sequence MKKRLLTVATSALLGSLAFVKVKEKRSYKSVLTEKYIRMSGMKKTFENVEDAKKALEEMKEVTAGKYGGTSYEFQHDVRTKSWNGSLTYVINDKRDRLQRVILYIHGGAWFQDPLDDHFNFVDELAGQLDAKIVMPIYPKVPHRDYRTTFELLTRIYEKNLAQVDHPQQLTIMGDSAGGQIALSFAEYLKQETEFQQPGHIVMLSPVLDATFSNPDARDYEKIDPMLGIDGSKYFIKLWAGHLPVEDYKISPINGDLEGLGRISIFIGTKETLYPDALRLSNMLNDKGIEHDFIPGYNLFHIYPIFPLPERHKFFAQIKKIMSEGNEQ is encoded by the coding sequence ATGAAAAAAAGATTATTAACTGTTGCTACGTCAGCGCTATTAGGATCACTAGCATTCGTTAAAGTGAAAGAAAAAAGAAGTTATAAAAGTGTGTTGACTGAAAAATATATCCGTATGTCAGGAATGAAAAAGACATTTGAAAATGTCGAAGATGCTAAGAAAGCGTTGGAAGAAATGAAAGAAGTTACGGCAGGCAAATACGGCGGTACAAGTTACGAATTCCAACATGATGTGAGAACAAAAAGTTGGAATGGCTCATTGACCTATGTCATTAATGATAAACGAGATCGCCTACAACGCGTTATATTATACATTCATGGTGGCGCTTGGTTCCAAGATCCATTAGATGACCACTTTAATTTCGTTGATGAATTAGCAGGTCAACTTGATGCGAAAATCGTTATGCCAATATATCCTAAAGTGCCTCATCGTGACTACCGTACAACATTTGAATTGCTAACACGTATCTATGAAAAGAATCTAGCTCAAGTTGATCATCCACAGCAACTCACGATTATGGGTGATTCAGCTGGTGGTCAAATCGCTTTATCTTTTGCTGAATATTTAAAACAAGAAACTGAGTTTCAACAACCTGGTCACATTGTAATGTTATCCCCAGTGTTAGATGCAACATTTAGTAATCCAGATGCGAGAGACTATGAAAAAATTGATCCAATGTTAGGGATAGATGGTAGTAAATACTTCATTAAATTATGGGCAGGTCATTTACCAGTTGAAGATTATAAAATTTCGCCTATCAATGGTGACTTAGAAGGTCTAGGACGTATATCCATTTTTATTGGTACGAAAGAAACACTTTATCCTGACGCGTTACGTTTATCTAATATGCTCAATGATAAAGGTATTGAACATGACTTTATTCCAGGGTATAACTTATTCCATATTTATCCTATCTTCCCATTACCTGAAAGACATAAGTTCTTTGCACAAATTAAGAAGATTATGTCAGAGGGAAATGAGCAATAG
- a CDS encoding thioredoxin family protein, producing MAEQLTSMSQFYQFIQTHDLAVIHVMRDNCSVCHAVLPQIEDILKDYPHAPLGVINQSEVEEIAGALSIFTVPVDLIFMNGKEMHRQGRFIDMQNFERQLKRMHDSL from the coding sequence ATGGCAGAACAACTTACAAGTATGAGTCAATTTTATCAATTTATTCAAACGCATGATTTAGCTGTGATTCATGTGATGCGAGATAACTGTTCAGTATGTCATGCCGTTTTACCACAAATTGAAGATATTTTAAAAGACTATCCACATGCGCCACTAGGTGTAATTAATCAATCAGAAGTAGAAGAAATTGCTGGAGCGTTATCAATCTTCACTGTACCAGTAGATTTAATTTTTATGAATGGTAAAGAAATGCATCGTCAAGGTCGCTTTATTGATATGCAAAACTTCGAGCGCCAATTGAAACGAATGCATGATAGTTTATAG
- a CDS encoding PTS transporter subunit EIIC has product MFKKFFGQLQRIGKALMLPVAILPAAGILLAFGNAMHNEQLVKLAPWLKMDAFVMISSVMEAAGQIIFDNLPLLFAVGTALGLAGGDGVAALAALVGYLIMNATMGQIMHITIDDIYSYANGAKELSQANKLPAYALILGIPTLQTGVFGGIIMGALAAWCYNKYYNITLPPFLGFFAGKRFVPIVTSLVAIITGIALCFIWPPIQDGLNGLSNFLLNKNLTLTTFIFGIIERSLIPFGLHHIFYAPFWFEFGHYTNHAGELVRGDQRIWMAQLKDGVPFTAGAFTTGKYPFMMFGLPAAAFAIYKNARPERKKVVGGLMLSAALTSFLTGITEPLEFSFLFVAPLLYVIHVFLAGSSFLIMHLLDVKIGMTFSGGFIDYILYGLLNWDRTHALLVIPVGLVYAVVYYFLFDFAIRKFNLKTPGREDEEQEIRNSSVARLPFDVLDAMGGKENIKHLDACITRLRVEVNDKSKVDVQGLKALGASGVLEVGNNMQAIFGPKSDQIKHDMSLIMKGEITKPSETTVTEEVSDEPVHLEDVKETEIYAPGTGHIIPLSEVPDKVFSEKMMGDGVGFVPEKGEIVAPFDGTVKTIFPTKHAIGLESETGVEVLIHIGIDTVKLNGEGFESLVNADEPVTQGQPLMKINLAYLKEHAPSTVTPIIITNLGDKTLTVEDVESVDPGKAIMKIK; this is encoded by the coding sequence ATGTTTAAGAAATTTTTCGGTCAATTGCAACGTATTGGTAAAGCTTTAATGTTACCAGTTGCTATTTTACCAGCTGCCGGTATCTTATTAGCATTCGGTAATGCTATGCACAATGAACAATTAGTTAAACTTGCACCTTGGCTAAAAATGGATGCTTTCGTCATGATTTCATCTGTTATGGAAGCGGCTGGACAAATTATTTTTGATAACTTGCCACTCTTATTTGCAGTTGGTACAGCACTTGGATTAGCCGGTGGTGACGGTGTTGCCGCACTAGCAGCTTTAGTAGGTTACTTAATCATGAATGCCACTATGGGACAAATTATGCATATCACAATCGATGATATTTATAGTTATGCTAATGGCGCTAAAGAACTCAGTCAAGCGAATAAATTACCAGCATATGCCTTAATCTTAGGTATTCCAACACTTCAAACAGGTGTGTTCGGTGGTATCATCATGGGGGCACTTGCTGCTTGGTGTTATAACAAGTACTACAATATTACATTACCGCCATTCTTAGGGTTCTTTGCCGGTAAACGTTTCGTGCCAATTGTGACATCATTAGTTGCGATTATCACTGGTATCGCATTATGTTTTATTTGGCCTCCGATTCAAGATGGTTTAAATGGCTTATCTAACTTCTTATTGAATAAAAACTTAACGTTAACAACATTTATCTTTGGTATTATTGAACGTTCATTAATTCCATTTGGTTTACATCATATTTTCTATGCACCGTTCTGGTTCGAATTTGGTCATTATACAAACCATGCAGGAGAACTCGTTCGTGGTGACCAACGTATCTGGATGGCACAATTAAAAGACGGTGTACCGTTTACAGCTGGTGCATTCACTACAGGTAAATATCCATTCATGATGTTTGGTTTACCAGCAGCAGCATTTGCGATTTATAAAAACGCTCGCCCAGAACGTAAAAAAGTAGTCGGTGGATTAATGTTATCAGCTGCTTTAACATCATTCTTAACAGGTATTACAGAACCATTAGAATTCTCATTCTTATTCGTAGCACCGTTATTATATGTTATTCATGTATTTTTAGCAGGATCATCATTCTTAATCATGCACTTACTCGATGTTAAGATTGGTATGACATTCTCAGGAGGATTTATCGATTATATCCTTTATGGTTTATTGAACTGGGATCGTACACATGCATTATTAGTTATTCCGGTTGGATTAGTTTATGCAGTTGTTTATTACTTCTTATTTGATTTTGCAATTAGAAAATTCAATCTTAAAACGCCTGGTCGTGAAGATGAAGAACAAGAAATTCGTAACTCAAGTGTGGCGAGATTACCATTTGACGTATTAGATGCAATGGGTGGTAAAGAGAATATTAAACATTTAGATGCGTGTATCACACGTTTACGTGTTGAAGTGAATGACAAATCTAAAGTAGACGTTCAAGGATTAAAAGCATTAGGTGCTTCAGGTGTGCTTGAAGTGGGTAATAACATGCAAGCAATCTTTGGTCCTAAATCTGACCAAATTAAACATGACATGTCATTAATCATGAAAGGTGAAATCACGAAACCTAGTGAAACAACAGTTACTGAAGAAGTATCTGATGAGCCAGTTCACTTAGAAGATGTAAAAGAAACAGAAATCTATGCACCAGGTACAGGTCACATCATTCCATTATCAGAAGTACCAGACAAAGTATTCTCTGAAAAAATGATGGGTGACGGTGTAGGGTTTGTTCCAGAAAAAGGCGAAATCGTGGCACCATTCGATGGTACAGTTAAGACAATCTTCCCAACTAAGCATGCGATTGGATTGGAATCTGAAACTGGTGTGGAAGTTCTTATCCATATCGGTATTGATACAGTGAAATTAAACGGTGAAGGTTTCGAAAGTTTAGTTAATGCAGATGAGCCTGTAACACAAGGGCAACCATTAATGAAGATTAACCTAGCTTACCTTAAAGAACATGCGCCAAGCACAGTTACACCAATCATTATTACTAACTTGGGCGATAAAACATTAACAGTTGAAGATGTTGAATCCGTAGATCCAGGAAAAGCAATTATGAAAATTAAATAA
- a CDS encoding LysE family transporter, with protein MSFTPGPNTIMAMSEGQRKGFIRALPFNLGVFIGILFTLAIALLFSEPLKHNHSFIIIMKIIGTIYLLYLAYHVLISKPDSAKEALDRPVLKGILIQATNVKAMLYFLTGLTTFTLPDTWNSTFVRSVLLIVIGIAGAIVWSLLGQMMNRIYQQHYKIINVVITVLLLYSAIELW; from the coding sequence ATGTCATTCACACCTGGACCTAATACCATCATGGCAATGTCTGAAGGTCAACGTAAAGGCTTCATAAGAGCTTTACCTTTTAATTTAGGTGTGTTCATAGGTATTTTATTTACACTAGCAATTGCTTTATTATTTTCAGAACCATTAAAACATAATCATAGCTTTATTATCATTATGAAGATTATCGGTACGATTTATTTATTATATCTTGCGTATCATGTATTGATTTCAAAGCCAGATAGCGCAAAAGAGGCTTTAGATCGCCCTGTACTCAAAGGTATATTGATTCAAGCTACGAATGTTAAAGCAATGTTATATTTTTTAACTGGCTTAACAACGTTCACTTTACCTGATACTTGGAATTCTACTTTTGTACGCTCGGTTTTACTCATTGTTATTGGTATTGCAGGCGCAATCGTATGGAGCCTTTTAGGACAAATGATGAATCGAATCTATCAACAACATTATAAAATCATTAATGTAGTTATCACAGTTTTATTACTTTATAGTGCTATAGAACTTTGGTAG
- a CDS encoding acyl-CoA thioesterase gives MSEEGLLVAEREIEVNNYDIDAMGIVSNIVYVRWFEDLRTIFINKYMTFSEMMKQHLSPILMKTEIEYKVPITIHDKPVGRCWYVQGSRMKWVFKFEIASGDKVHCIGYQTGGFFDLERQRITKMPEVFQDLLK, from the coding sequence ATGTCAGAAGAAGGTTTACTAGTAGCTGAAAGAGAAATTGAAGTCAATAATTATGATATAGATGCAATGGGAATTGTAAGTAATATTGTTTATGTACGTTGGTTTGAAGATTTACGTACCATTTTTATTAACAAATATATGACATTTTCTGAAATGATGAAACAACATCTTTCTCCAATATTAATGAAGACAGAAATCGAATATAAAGTGCCGATTACAATTCATGATAAACCAGTTGGTAGATGTTGGTATGTGCAAGGTAGTCGTATGAAATGGGTATTCAAATTCGAGATTGCTTCAGGAGATAAAGTCCATTGTATTGGTTATCAAACTGGCGGTTTCTTTGACTTAGAAAGACAACGCATCACAAAGATGCCTGAAGTCTTTCAAGATTTATTAAAATAA
- a CDS encoding EamA family transporter, whose amino-acid sequence MNQTHHRLKGVLFAIIGATLWGLGGTVSDLLFNQRHINVDWYVTARLLVSGIFLLSLYKILHPKRSIFIVFTNLKTIISLLIYSLIGMLFVQYAYMASIATGNVAVATLLQYIAPVYIIIWFVIRGLDVFRPFDVFAIAMTLIGTFLLLTNGSISHLVVSPVSLMWGIIAGLALAFYTIYATGLLEKFPSILIVGWAMIISGLAMNFKHPIWDISFGDMTISTIIYLLFGIIAGTAFAFYLFIDSLKYLSPKETTLLGTIEPVIAVITSALWLGVTFKTGQVIGIVLILILILILSLKKQPEEI is encoded by the coding sequence ATGAATCAAACGCATCACAGATTAAAAGGTGTCCTTTTCGCAATTATTGGTGCGACACTATGGGGATTAGGAGGAACCGTATCAGATTTGCTATTTAATCAGCGTCATATTAATGTTGATTGGTATGTAACTGCACGATTATTAGTAAGTGGTATTTTTTTATTATCACTTTATAAAATACTTCACCCTAAACGTTCAATATTTATAGTATTTACTAATTTAAAAACGATTATCAGTTTACTTATTTATAGTTTAATCGGAATGTTGTTCGTTCAATATGCGTATATGGCTTCGATTGCAACTGGTAATGTTGCGGTAGCAACGCTCTTACAATATATTGCCCCAGTTTATATTATTATTTGGTTCGTTATACGAGGGCTTGATGTCTTTCGACCATTTGATGTGTTTGCAATTGCAATGACATTAATAGGTACTTTCTTGTTATTAACGAATGGCTCAATCTCTCATTTAGTTGTTTCACCCGTTAGTCTTATGTGGGGCATTATTGCAGGATTGGCACTCGCTTTCTATACCATTTATGCTACTGGTTTACTTGAAAAGTTCCCTTCCATTTTAATCGTAGGATGGGCCATGATTATTTCAGGTTTAGCCATGAACTTTAAACATCCTATATGGGATATTTCATTCGGTGATATGACTATATCTACAATCATTTATTTATTATTCGGTATTATTGCAGGTACAGCGTTTGCCTTCTATTTATTTATTGATAGTTTAAAATACCTTTCTCCAAAGGAAACAACATTACTTGGTACGATAGAACCAGTTATTGCAGTTATCACAAGTGCCTTATGGTTAGGTGTAACGTTTAAAACTGGTCAGGTAATTGGTATCGTATTAATACTCATTTTAATTCTGATACTATCCTTAAAAAAACAGCCTGAAGAAATCTAA
- a CDS encoding L-lactate dehydrogenase — protein sequence MTQNKIVLIGSGYVGSAFAHAIVARGLVDELAIIDIDEDKAKADVWDLNHATPFSDNFVDVHVGTYADCADADIVVICASAKLAKGETRLKLLEDNVNIFVPMIQQVIDNGFDGYFVLPSNPVDIMSYVVKQVSHFPKNKVIGSGTSLDTARFEFFLSRTFDVAPHHVYAPVIGEHGDSQVQVWSHAQIAGEPVLDLLSNDTDIATFKQSISTQTTQVGYDIYVRKGTTNFGISLSLVRIVEAILFNKNVIMNVSSYVEGEYGLSDLYIGTPTIINGNGADRIIELTLSETELSQLQQSGEVIADYQQRADNLINTIMNRI from the coding sequence ATGACACAGAATAAAATTGTACTGATTGGTAGTGGTTATGTGGGCTCTGCTTTCGCACATGCCATTGTAGCGAGAGGTTTAGTAGATGAACTTGCAATCATTGATATTGACGAAGATAAAGCAAAAGCGGATGTGTGGGATTTGAATCATGCTACCCCTTTTAGTGATAACTTTGTCGACGTTCATGTAGGAACTTATGCCGATTGTGCTGATGCGGATATTGTGGTGATATGTGCTAGTGCGAAATTAGCTAAAGGTGAAACACGTCTTAAATTACTTGAAGATAATGTCAATATCTTTGTACCGATGATTCAACAAGTTATTGATAACGGCTTTGACGGTTATTTTGTGTTGCCTTCAAACCCAGTTGATATTATGAGTTATGTCGTCAAACAGGTATCTCATTTTCCTAAAAACAAAGTCATTGGTTCAGGAACATCACTCGATACTGCCCGCTTCGAGTTCTTCTTAAGTCGTACCTTTGATGTGGCACCTCATCATGTATATGCGCCTGTGATTGGCGAACATGGTGATTCTCAAGTTCAAGTTTGGTCACATGCACAAATCGCAGGAGAACCTGTGTTGGATTTATTGAGCAATGATACGGATATTGCGACATTTAAGCAATCGATTTCAACTCAAACGACACAAGTTGGTTATGATATTTATGTTCGAAAAGGCACAACCAATTTTGGCATCTCATTAAGTTTAGTTCGCATCGTAGAAGCAATCCTTTTCAATAAGAATGTTATTATGAATGTTTCAAGTTATGTCGAAGGCGAATATGGACTGAGCGATTTATATATCGGTACGCCTACAATTATTAACGGAAATGGTGCTGATCGTATTATTGAATTAACCCTATCAGAAACAGAATTATCTCAATTACAACAATCAGGTGAGGTCATCGCAGACTATCAACAACGTGCAGATAACCTTATTAATACTATAATGAATCGCATATAA